DNA from Pelobacter propionicus DSM 2379:
TTCTGACAAAGATTGTTCTGCCCCAGGCCCTGTCCTCAAACCGGATGTTGCTGCGTGATCCTTTCCGGATCTGGAGCGCGGGATGCTCCAGCGGCGAAGAGCCGTATACCATGTCCATGGTCCTGTCGGAGTTCGCCGATCACAATCCAGAGTTCAGGTTTTCCATACTGGCTTCGGATATTAGTACCCAGATTCTGCAGACTGCCAGGACCGCCGTCTATTCCGAGGAGAGGACCGATACCATCCCGCTCAATATCAAGAAGAAGTATCTGATGAAGAGCAAGAACCCTGCCCTGTCTCTGGTGCGAATAAATCCCCAACTGCGTTCGACGGTTTCTTATCGCCGAATCAATTTCATGGATGACGATTTCGGCGTTGCCGAAAAAATGGATGTTATCTTCTGCCGCAATGTGGTTATCTACTTCGACAAACCAACCCAGCAGACCCTGATGAGGAAATTCCATCGACAGTTGCGAACGGGAGGCTACCTGTTTATCGGACATTCGGAAACCCTGAGTGGCCTGGATGTGGATTTTAGACCGGTGGCGTCAACGGTATACAGAAAAGAATAGGGAACGTGCGACCACGGCTAGCTGCCGTGTGAGAGAATAGGCAACAGCGGTCAGGCAGAACAGGATGTGCCCGCTCCTTTTGTTGGATTCTTCGTGCGCCGGGATACCTCTATCTCTGCTTATGTCATGAAAAAAGTTAATTGCCTTACATACCCACAACATCTTTCTCAAGCCGGGGGAGGTGTTGTCGCCAACAAATCTGCCTTGGTCTCCACCGTGTTGAGGGCGTGCGTGGCGGAAACTGCACTTTTGTACTCGGGATGGGGTTGTATTCCTTCATCGTGTGGGTGGAAAAAATGATCCGGTTACGGAGGTGAAACCGTGGAAAAAATCAAGGTACTGGTGATCGATGATTCGGTGTTGGTGCGTCAGACATTGTGCGAAATTCTCAATTCCGATCCCGGAATCCTGGTGATTGCCACGGCCGCCGATCCCATACTGGCGGCGGAGCGTCTGAGAACGGTCGTTCCCGATGTGATCACGCTGGATGTGGAGATGCCGCGCATGGATGGTTTGACGTTCCTGCAGAAACTGATGAGCCAGCACCCCATTCCGGTGGTGATGTGTTCCAGTCTGGCGGAGAGCGGCAGTGAAACAGCGCTCAAGGCCCTGGAATACGGTGCGGTGGATATCATTACCAAACCAAAGCTGGGAACCAAGCAGTTTATCGAGGAGTCACGGGTCCGTATCTGCGATGCCATCAAGGGGGCTGCCGCGGCCAGGCTGGAACCGATGCGGGCGATGCGAACCATGAAAGAGATATCGCCCAAATACACCGCAGATGTGATCATGGAAAAGCCCAATACCAAGGCCATGATCCAGACCACCGAAAAGGTTGTGGTGGTGGGCGCCTCAACCGGCGGCACCGAGGCGCTCAAGGTCTTTCTGGAGATGCTCCCCGAGGATACCCCCGGCATCGTCATCGTTCAACACATGCCGGAGAACTTCACCGCCGCATTCGCCAAGCGTCTGGATGCCACCTGCCGGGTGACGGTCAAGGAGGCACGGGACAACGATACGATTGTGCGAGGCAGGGCGCTGATCGCGCCGGGCAACCATCACGCACTTCTCAAGCGCAGTGGCGCGCGCTATTACGTGGAGATTAAGGATGGTCCACTGGTATCCCGACACCGCCCCTCGGTGGATGTGCTCTTCCGTTCCGCGGCTCGCTATGCCGGAAGAAACGCGGTCGGTGTGATCATGACCGGCATGGGGGACGACGGAGCGCGGGGCATGCGGGAGATGTACGACGCCGGAGCCATCACCATCGCCCAGGATGAGGCGACCTGCGTGGTTTACGGCATGCCGTGCGAGGCGGTAAAGCAGGGAGGTGTCCACAAGATAACGCCGCTTCAACATATTGCAGCCGAGGTGCTGCGACTCTGCTGCTAAAGGATTGTTTTTGTGGAAAAAAGATCGGACAAGTTCTTCCTCGGGCGCCAGCCCATCCTGAATCGCCATCAGGAGATCATCGGTTTCGAGCTGCTTTTCAGGTCCACCGATTTTAATGCAGCCAGTTTCACCAACTACTCCCACGCCAGCGCCAGTGTCATCAGCAACGTCATGTCCAGCTTCGGCATCGAGGAGGTTTTGGGGGGAAAGCTCGGCTTCATCAATGTCAACCTCGAAGTGCTCTTCTCCGAATTCATCGAACTGCTCCCCATCGGCCAGACGGTCATCGAACTGCTGGAGATCATCGATCTGAACGAACATGTGGTGGAACGTTGCCGGGAACTGAGAAAGCTCGGTTTCCAGCTGGCGTTGGACGATCATGAGTACAGCGAGGAGCATGACGAGATCTACAAGGTCATTCATATCGTCAAGATCGATATCCTGCAGAGCGATATGAGCAAACTGCCTGAGATCGTGCGCACCTTCCGCCGCCGTCGCATACGGGTGCTGGCTGAGAAGGTGGAGACGGTGGAGCAGTTCGAGGCCTGTTTCAGGATGGGCTTCGACTATTTCCAGGGCTACTTCTTCGAGCGGCCGGTGATCCTCAACAGAAAGCGCATCGACGTGTCGGCCATGGCCATGATGAAGCTTCTGCAGCAGTTGATCATGGATGCCTCGCTGTCGGAGCTGGAACAGACCTTCAAGGAGAACCCCGGCCTTTCCTACAACCTACTGCGTCTGGTCAATTCCGTGGGCATTGGCCTGCGCAACAAGATCAAGAACCTGCGTCATGCCATCGTGCTCCTGGGACTCAACCAGCTCAGACGCTGGGCTCAACTGTCGTTGTTCGCCATCAACGACAGCCGCGGTCTGAACCACCCCCTGCTGGAGATGGCGGTGGTGCGGGGGCATATGATGGAACATCTGACTGACGGTAAACGCTCCCAGGACGAATACGGTGAGGCCGCCTTCATGACCGGCATCCTGTCGCTTTTGGATGTGCTCTTCGAAACTCCCATGGAGGAGATCGTGGAGGGGCTGCATCTGAGCGACGACGTGAGCGCGGCGCTGCTCTCCCGTCAGGGGAAGCTGGGCATGCTGCTGGCCCTGGCGGAGAAGGTGGAAACCACCGATTTCGATGCCGTCATCCCCATGTTGGATGAGTGCAATGTCACCATGACTCAGCTGCTGGCGGCCCAGATGGAGGCCTTTGGCTGGCGGGCGGGGGTGATCGCGCAGAAGTAGGTCTTGCATGGGGGTGGTGTACTCCGTTCCGGCGTTCCCCTTTGCTCTGACCTCTGTTTTCCTCCCGACCAACGGTTCTTTCCTTTCTTGACACCCCCAGACTTTTGCGGTAACTTGACACGTCCTACCACGGACGATCTGCGACGCGCGGTCGCACGCGTAACACACATTCTCTTTTAATAGGTACAACCCGGATGAACATCACAGCAGTCATTCCAGCCCGCTTTGCTTCTGTGCGTTTTCCGGGCAAGGCGCTGGCCATCATCGACGGCAAGCCGATGATCCAACATGTCTACGAGCGCACGGCACGGGCTTCACTGGTGGACTCGGTCATTATCGCTACCGATGACGAGCGTATCCAGCAGGCGGTTTCGGTCTTCGGCGGTGTCTGTCGCATGACCCGCAATGACCACGAAACAGGAACCGATCGTCTGGCCGAGGTGGCTGGGACGCTCTCCGCCGACATCATCGTCAATGTCCAGGGGGATGAGCCGCTGATCGCTCCCGAGATGATCGACCAGGCTATCCGCCCGCTCCTTGATGACCCGTCCCTGCGCATGGCTACACTCAAGAGCCGCATCCGCTGCCTGCACGATTTTTTGAGCCCCAATGTGGTCAAGGTGGTAACCGACCGGGACGGCAATGCGCTGTACTTCTCCCGCTCGCCCCTGCCGTTCTTCCGGGACAAGTGGCAGGATCTCAAGGACGAGTCATTCGCCAGCGGGAAGCTGCTCTGCTACAAGCATGTGGGGCTGTACGTCTATCGTCGTGATTTTCTGGTGGAGTTCGCCGCTATGGCGCCCACCTTTCTGGAAACTTCCGAGAAACTGGAGCAGTTGCGAGCGCTGGAAAACGGCGCCCGTATCCGCGTCGTCGAGACTGAGTTTGAATCCATTGGTGTGGACACCCCCGATGACCTGGTCAAGGCCAGGGAGCGGTTCAGAGCCATTCAGTCCAAGTAATTTTCGCTACAGGAGCTGTATGCATGAAAACAAAATTCATCTTTATTACCGGCGGTGTCGTTTCCTCCATCGGTAAGGGACTGGCTGCCGCGTCGCTGGGCGCATTACTGGAGGCGCGTGGTCTGCGGGTTACGTTGCAGAAGCTGGACCCCTACATCAACGTTGACCCGGGAACCATGTCGCCGTTTCAGCATGGGGAGGTCTTCGTCACCGACGATGGCGCCGAAACAGACCTGGACCTGGGGCATTACGAGCGTTTCACCAATGCTCGCCTCTCCAAGAAGAGTAACTTCACCACCGGCCAGGTGTATTTTTCTGTCATCGACAAGGAGCGCCGCGGGGATTATCTGGGCGGCACGGTGCAGGTAATCCCGCACATCACCGACGAGATGAAGTGCAAGATCATCGAGAATGCCAAAGGCGCCGATGTGGCCATCGTCGAAGTGGGCGGAACCGTGGGTGACATCGAGTCGCTCCCCTTCCTGGAAGCCATCCGCCAGTTCCGCTTCGACCGGGGGGCTGGCAATACCCTCTACGTCCACGTCACCCTGGTGCCCTACATCCGCACGGCTGGCGAGCTTAAGACCAAGCCGACCCAGCATTCGGTCATGGAACTGCGCAAGATCGGTATCCAGCCGGATATTCTGCTCTGCCGCTCCGAGCGGGAGATCCCCCAGGAAATGAAGAACAAGATCGCACTGTTCTGCAACGTGGATGTGAAGGACGTCATCCCGGTGGTTGACAGCGAACATATCTACTACGTACCGCTGGCGCTGAGCAAGGAGCGACTGGACGAACGGGTGGTGGAAAAGCTTAACATCTGGACAAAGGCGCCCGACCTGACCCCCTGGCAAGACGTGGTGGAAACGGTCTGCCACCCCGGTCATGGCGAAGTGCGCATCGCCATCGTGGGCAAATACGTCAACCTGACCGAGTCGTACAAGTCGCTGTCCGAGGCGCTGACCCATGGTGGCATCGCTAATGACTGCCGCGTTTCCCTCAAGTACATCGATTCGGAGAAAATCGAGCGGGACGGCATCGATGGCCACCTGGTGGATATGGATGCCGTGCTGGTGCCGGGAGGATTCGGCGAGCGTGGCACAGAAGGCAAAGTCATGGCCATCGAATACGCCCGGTTGCACAAGATTCCCTTCTTCGGCATCTGCCTCGGCATGCAGATGGCGGTGGTGGAATACGCCCGCAACGTCTGCCATATCGACGACGCCTGCTCCAGCGAGTTCAAGAAGGGGTGCGGCAATCCGGTGATCCATCTGATGGAGGAGCAGAAGAGTGTCAGCAAGAAGGGGGGCACCATGCGTCTGGGGGGATACCCCTGCTCCCTGGAGAAGGGCACCCTGGCCCATGTGGCCTACAATGCCCAGGAGATATCCGAGCGCCACCGCCATCGCTATGAATTCAACAACGCCTATCGGGAGGTTTTGACCAAAAACGGGCTGATCCTCTCCGGCATCTACCGTGACAAGGATCTGGTGGAGGTGGTGGAGATCGCCGACCATCCCTGGTTCCTGGGATGCCAGTTCCACCCCGAATTCAAATCGAAGCCCTTGGCGCCCCATCCCCTGTTCAAGTCGTTTGTGCGCGCTGCCCTGATCCAGCGCGATGCGAGGTAACCCGTGACCCGCGAGATCGTTATCGGCGGCGTGAAAATCGGTGCCAAACGCCCGTTGGCACTGGTGGCTGGCCCCTGCGTGATCGAATCAGAGTTGGCCACCATGCGTCAGGCCGAACGCCTGATGACCATCTGCAACGCGCTTTCCCTGCCGCTGATCTTCAAGGCCTCCTACGACAAGGCCAACCGCACCTCCATCGGCGCCTACCGCGGTCCGGGCATGCGAGAGGGGCTGCGCATCCTGCGGAAAGTCAAGGAATCCCTCGGCCTGGCAGTGCTCTCCGACGTGCATTCCATAGAGCAGGTGGCGCCCGCCGCCGAAGTGCTGGACGTTTTGCAGATTCCGGCCTTCCTCTGTCGCCAGACCGATCTGTTGATTGCTGCAGCCGCCACCGGCCGGGTGATCAATGTCAAGAAAGGGCAATTTCTAGCTCCTTGGGACATGAAGAACGTGGCTGCCAAAATTGCCTCCAGCGGTAACGAGAACATCATCCTCACTGAACGGGGTGCCTCCTTCGGCTACAACAACCTGGTGGTGGATATGCGCAGCTTCCCTGTCATGCGCGCCAGCGGCTACCCGGTGATCTTCGATGCCACCCACAGCGTGCAACTGCCTGGCGGACAAGGTGAAAGCTCCGGTGGGCAGCGGGAATTCGTGGAATTCCTCTCCCGCGCGGCGGTTGCCGCCGGCGTGGACGGCATATTCATGGAGGTTCACGAGGAGCCGGAAAAGGCGCTCTGCGACGGCCCCAACTCCATCGCGCTGAACGACCTGCCGGCGCTGCTCGCTACGCTTAAGGCCATTGATGCCGTCGTGAAATAGATCCGTTTTTTTTGATCTCTTCTCATTGAACAGGATATCGCCCACAGTGGTATCCTGTTTCTGCTGAATCATAATCCTCTCAGGCTCCACTTTCATCGAACGCCTAACCTTGCCTCGACTGCCATGGAGAAAATACCACAAGGCCTGTATCCCGACGCCATGGTCGGCGGATACAGGCCTTGTGGTATTCTGTGGAGATTGCCGCCTGATAATACTATGTTATCCGTTAAAAGCTCGTGTTATGCCTGAGGGTTCTGCATCAGCACTACCTGGGCCGGCATGGGCGCCGGGAAACCAGCCTCTGTCAGTGATTCGCGGATGGTGCGATTACCGTCGAAGTATACCTGCCAGTAGTTGTCGTTGTGGCAGTAGGGACGCACGGCAAGCATCGGCCCCACCAGATTGAACTCCAGGATTTCCACATCGACAGCCGGTTCCTTGAGGACATTGGGGATTGTCGCCAGCTTCTGACGCAGGAGCTGCATGGCTGCCAGATGGTCGGCGCTCCCCGCCAGCTGGCATTTCAGCTCCACCCTGCGGAAGGGATTGTGGGTATAATTCTGGATCGTATCGCCGAAGATCTTGCCATTGCCGATAATCGTCAGAATGTTGTCCGGAGTGTTGAGGCTGGTGGTAAAGAGCCCGATCTCCTGTATGGTGCCGGTAATGCCTCCGATGGTTACAAAATCGGTCACCTTGAACGGTCGCAGCACGATCAGGAATATGCCTGCGGCCAGGTTGGCAAGCAGGCCGCTCCAGGCCGCGCCGACGGCGATGCCGACGCCGGCCACCAGGGCGGCGAAGGTGGTTGTCTGGACCCCGAAGTATCCCAAGATGGCCACAACCAGGATGATGTTCAGGGTTACGGCCACGAAATTGCCGATGTAACGGATCAGGCTGGGATCCAGCTTCTGTCTCTCAAACGCCTGCTGCATCATGCGTCCCACCAGTCCGATCAGCCAGCGGCCGACGATCCAGAAGATAAGCGCGGCGATGATCTTGGTGCCGATTGCCGTGATGTAGGTTACGGCAAGTTCCTGGTACCTGTTCACGTTTTCCATCCTCTAACCTCCTTTGGATTCTCATATGCGCCGATTTCCAGTCCAGGCGCTGTCGGACAATTGTGAAACGTGCCTCTGTTTCATGAAATACGTATCAAGCTTTTCACTAGTGTAACCGTCATTGAGACGTTGTCAAAACCCTCTCTCTTTTTTATTCAACTACTTGCAATGGCAAGGCTCCACGGAGGGGGCGATGAGGGCGGAGTGGTTTGCATTTTACTCTCCTGTGGGAGCGGGGTCGGCATGTCACATCCGGCCTGGTACAAATCATGGCGGAAGTGCTATGCTCTCGGCTTGAGTGTATGAGGCACACGGGTGCAAGCTCGAATAGCGAATCGGAAAGGGGGAGAACAATGCTGGAAAAGGGATACGTGCAGATCTACACGGGGAATGGAAAGGGGAAGACGACGGCGGCCATCGGACTGGCGGTACGGGCGCTGGGCGCTGGGTTGCGGGTGCTCTTCCTGCAGTTCATGAAATCACGGGTCTACAGCGAACATGACATCATGCCGGCCATATCCCCCAATCTGACCCTGGAAACCATGGGCAAACCGTACTTCGTGGTTGAGGAGGGGAGCGTTCCCCAGGAGGAGATCGATAAGTGGGGGGAGGGGGTGGTTGTCTTCCCTCCGGGAAAACCGCCCCGCGACTATGTGGAGATCGTGGCCAAGGGGATGGAGAGGGCCAGGCAGGCGGTTAGCAGTGGCGAGTACGATCTGGTGGTTCTTGACGAAATCGTGGTGGCGCTGCATTTCGGGCTCGTGAGCTGGGAGCAGGTGCGGGATGTCCTTGATTGCAAAAAAGATTCGGTGGAACTTGTGCTTACCGGCAGGGGCGCCAGTCCCGAGCTGCTGGCGCGGGCCGATCTGGTTACGGAGATGCGGGAGACCAAGCATTATTACGCCAGCGGCGTGGAGGCCAGGAAGGGGATCGAATGCTGAGGAGTGTGCCGCCGGTATTGACACCAGATGTTCCGGCCAGCGCCAGATGAGGATGGGGCGTGCTGCCTGGAGCCACACGACATAACCTGGACAGCGGTGCGAGGAGCTGTTCTCGCCGCCGCCACTCCCCTGCCTTGACACCCCTTCAGCTATGCCCCTTCCGTCGTGCTTTTCGCATCAGGGTTTCGTCGTCGCCGGCGTCTCTTTCTCTTTCGTTGCGGTGCCCCGGTTTCTTCGGCAGGTTCGTCCGCCGTCGGCGTCTGAGGCAGCTGCCCTGCCCGAGTTTCCCACCAGTCCAGCTGTTTGACGATATCCTTCCTGTTGCCGCGGGTGATCCGGCAGTATTCGATGATATCACTGAAATCGTTACGGGCGATGAGCGACTCCGGTCGACGGCCGGGGATCTTTTTCAGGCGCATCTGCTGGCTGATGATGTCGCGGAGTGCGATCCCGACTCGGTTGGCGATCATGACGATCGGGCAGGTTTCGCCCATGAACTCCGCGACCGCGGCGTTAACGCTCTGCTGCCAAGGCATATTCTGGCGGCGAAAACGCTCCGCCTTGTCATCGATGTACTCGCCGAAAAGGAGTGCCAGGAGAAGTGGCGGGGAGACTTTGTGACCCTGCTGGATGCGCGAATCGACGTGAGCGAGCATTTCCCCGAAGCGGGTGTGGGGAAAACACTCGCCTTCGACGCCGAGCCAGTTCGAAAAATCCGGGAAAAGCGCCGCAAAGAGTCCGGTCCGGCTGAGGTGATCGTAGCACTTGGCTCCTTCTCCCGAGAGGAACAGCTTGAGCACCTCTTCGTAGAGGCGGGGCGGCGCAGACCTGACAATGGTATCCGTGGCGGCGACCAGCGCCTTCCGGGTCTGTTCCTCGATGGTGAAGCCGAGCTGGGCGGCAAAGCGCACCGCTCGCAGCATCCGTACCGGGTCTTCCTGGAAACGGACGGCGGGATCGCCGATGGTGCGAATGATGCCGGCACTAAGGTCGGCGAGGCCGCCGGTGAAGTCAATGATCGAGAAGTCGGCAATATTGTAGGCAAGCGAGTTGACGGTGAAGTCGCGGCGCAGGGCATCCTCTTCGGGGGTGCCGTAGACATTGTCCCGCAGGATCATGCCGTCATCGTCCTTCAACATCCTCGGGTGTCGCTGCTCCGTCTCGTCTGGTTTTTTCGGCGCGGGATCCGGCTCGTCCGAAGCCGGGGAGCGAAAGGTCGCCACCTCGATGATCTCATCCTGGAAGTGGATGTGCGCAAGACGAAAGCGTCTCCCGACAAGGCGGCAGTTGCGGAATATCCGCTTCACCTGGTTAGGGGTGGCATTGGTTACCACGTCGAAATCCTTCGGCTCTCGACCGAGCAGGAGGTCGCGCACACAGCCGCCCACGAGATAGCCGATAAAGCCGTTGTCTTTCAAACGGTAGAGGGTGCGCAGGGCGTTCGGGCTCACCAGTTTACGGGATATCTCATGCTCCTGCCGGGGGATGATCACCGAGCAGTTCTTTTTCTTTTTCATCCTGTTATCGCCACCAGTGCATTCATGTGTTGTCATGCCTTTGAGCTGTTATTGATCGGCCGCAATTCCGGAGGCGTAAATACTATGCTGCTTCCTCCCTCTGCATGGGGCCAGGTTATGGGGGAAAGATGGGGCATGCCAGAATCCATACCGTTTAACGGTCTGCGCTCCCTTTTTGCTCGCGCAAGGCGTTTATAGCATTTATCCGTGGAAAACGTCAGATAATCCTTAGCCGTTGAGTGCCACCACCAGGTAACCAATTGAGTCCGTCGGATATCTGTCCACGTGATTCGTCTGACGCCGGACAGGGAAGAGCCCCGATTTATGGCGAAAATCGGGGCTCTTTTCAACATGATAACGATCGACACTTCAAAAAACGGTTGCGGTAACCCTTCCTACTTTTCGCCCTTGCCCATAAGGCCCCGCACCGCGGCCGGAAGATCGGAGGGGAGGATAACCAGCTTTGAGTTGGGAGAGGTGGCTATCTTCTGCATGGTGCTGAGGTAGCGGTCGCCCAGCAGAAACACGGCCGGCAGGTCCTTGTCCTGGATGGCTATGCTGATGTCGCTGATGGCCTTGGCCGAAGCCTGGGCCAGCCGAACCTGGGCCTCAGCCTCGCGCTTGGCAGCCTCCAGTCGCCCCTCAGCCTCACGGATGGTGGCCTCCCGTTTTCCCTCTGCCTCCAGTATGGTGGCCTGCTTGAAGCGGTCGGCGCTGGCCTGCTGCTCCATGGCCTTCTGCATGGAATCCGAGGGTTTGATATCCTGGATCTCCACCGACTGCACATAGATGCCCCAGTTTGCCACCTCCTTGGAGATGTTGTCCTGCAGGCGGGCCTTGATGTGCTCCCGTTCCGAGAGGGCGCTGTTCAGATCCATCTGGCCGATGATGGCGCGCAGCGAGGTCATGACCAGGTTCTGGATAGCATACTCGTAGTTCTGGATCTCGTACACGGCCCGGGTCGGGTCGGTGACCTTGATGAAGGCGATGGCGTTGGTGATGATCACCGCGTTGTCCTTGGTGATCACCTCCTGGGCGCCCACGGAGAGCACGTCCCCCTTGGTGGAGACCTTGTAGGCCACGGTGTCGATGTAGGGAATAATGAAGTTGAGTCCCGGCTTGAGGGTGACGTGATACTTGCCCAAACGCTCCACTACCCACTCCTGCCCCTGGGGCACGGTCTTGACTCCGGCGAAGAGCGTTGCCGCCACAACGGCTAACAGTACGATGACGATGGTCACTCCTGGCATGCTGTCCTCCTAGATTTTTGTGACTTTGAGAATCTGGCCTTCGATATCCGTGACCCGCACGCTGTCTCCCACATGCAGGGTCTGCTCCGAATAGCAACTCCATTCGTCGGCACCCAGCACGGAGATGCGGAACCTGACTACCCCCTTGCCGTAGCTGTCGTCGGTTCCGCGGATGATGATGCCGGTCTCGCCCACGATGCCTTCCTTTGACATGCCGGCATGGGTTCTGTTCCTGGGTTTGAGATATTTGAACCAGAGGGTGGTGAAGCAGACCGAAGCGATGCTCCAGAGCAGAATCTGGCCGGTTACGGGAAACCCGGGCCAGGCAGCCTTGAGAAGGCCGACCACCAGGGCGCCCAGGCCGAACCAGATGATCGTGAACGAGGGAACGATCAGTTCCAGGCCGATCAGAACAAATCCCGCGATGATCCAGTACCACCATTCGAAGTGCATGTATCCGTCCCCTTGTGTGGATTGTGCCAGATACTATAGAGTACTTTTTCCAAAAGCGCGAGCGCCTGTGCGCAAATCCCCGAATAGAACGCCCAGAAAAGGGGAGGGGAGCGCTGCAGACGTTGAACGGGCACGCCGCGAACGTCTCTGCTACGAGAGGAACGGCCGATACACTGGTCAGGCATCCGGGGTGAATGTGACCACGAACAGGGCGATGTCATCGGCTCGTACCCTGGTCCTGGTAAAACGGGTCACCTCGGCCAGGATTTTATCGATAATCTCCCGCGGATGCCGTTCATGCTGCTCCGTGAGCAGTCGGCTCAGTCGGTCGCTGCCGAAGAACTCTCCCCGATCTCGTTCCGCTTCAATGACACCGTCCGTGTACAGTAGCAGCACATCCCCTGCTTCCACCTCGATGCTGGCTTCTTCAAAGCAGACACCCCGCCTGATTCCCAGGATCAGGCCGTCGGCATCAAGTTCCTGCACCGATTTGCCACGGGAATGGTACAGGAGCGGACGGCAGTGTCCCGCGTTGGCGTAGGAGAGCCTCTGGTTGGGCGTGTCGATGCGCGCATAGAACATACTCAACTGCATCTCCGCACGTGACAGGTCGTTGTACAGCAGGTTGTTCACCTCGGCCAGCAGTTGTCCCGGTGTGCGTCCGGGGGTTACCTCGGCCTGGAGGACGCTGCGGGTTTCTGTCATCAGCAGGGCCGAACCGACGCTGTGGCCGGTGATGTCGGCGATGACGCAATCCACCAGCCCCTCCCGGGGGGTGAACAGGTCGTAGTAGTCACCCCCCACCTTGGCGGCTGGTTCGCAGCGGCATGCCATGAGCAGTCCGGGTAGTTCCTGGGGACACTCCTGCAGAAAGGACTGCTGGATCTGCTGGGCAATTTCCAGTTCCCTATTGATCAGAGCGTTTTCCAGCAGCAGCTGTTCGGCTCTCTTACGCTCGGAGATGTCGCGCCCGATGGTGGAGACGGCGATGACCCGCCCCTGGCTGTCGGTCACCGGCGAGAAGGTGAGGGACATGTGGATTCGTTCGCCATTCTTTCTCATGTGTACGGTTTCAAAATGTTCCACATGCTCGCCGCGGCGGATCTTCTCGTGGACGCGAAGCACGTTGTCCCGCTGTTCGGGAGGAACCAGAAGGGTGACTGACTTGCCGAGCATCTCTTCCTCTCCATAGCCGAACTTGTTCGCGGCGCCCCTGTTCCAGCTGGTAATGACGCCGTCCGGCGTCTTGCCGATGATTGCGTCATCGGATGAGTCGACGATTGCCGCCAGGCGCCGGCTGCGTTCCTCGGCCCTCATGCGTCGTATGGTGTTGTAGGTCAGAAACAGGATGATCAGGGCCGAACCGACCAGGGCGGCAACCGCACCCCAGAAGACGCTGCGCGGCACGGAGTAGCGGGAGGCGGGACTGTTGATGATAATGCTGCCCTTCGGCAGGGCGGATCGGGGAATGTGGAACCTGGACAGTTGCTGGTAGTCGAACATGAAGCTGTTGGGGCTCTTCATCACCACCGGGATGCGCTGGGGAGCTTCACCCTCCAGGATGCGCCCCGCGATTCTTGCGGCTGCCTTCCCCTGGGAAAAGCCGCTGGTCAGCATGCCCCCCACGATGCCGTTGCCCAGGTAGAAATCCCATACTCCGTAGATGGGGACTGGGCAAAGGGGCGCGAGCAGCGAGATGGCCTCGTCATACTCCAGAAACCGTCCTTTGCTGTCCTGAAAGAAGAGGGTAAAGAACACCAGGCTGTCGCTCTCAAGCTTTGCCAATTCTTCCCTGATCTCGGGGATGGTCACGGCTTCCAGAAAGGTCAGCTCCACGCGTCTGCGGAGGGAGGGGATCAGGGATACGATCTTGCGATGCATGATGCGACCGGTGGTCGTGGTGTCGTTGATGACGACAATTCTCCTGACCGAGGGGTGGAGTCTCAGGGCCA
Protein-coding regions in this window:
- the kdsA gene encoding 3-deoxy-8-phosphooctulonate synthase, whose translation is MTREIVIGGVKIGAKRPLALVAGPCVIESELATMRQAERLMTICNALSLPLIFKASYDKANRTSIGAYRGPGMREGLRILRKVKESLGLAVLSDVHSIEQVAPAAEVLDVLQIPAFLCRQTDLLIAAAATGRVINVKKGQFLAPWDMKNVAAKIASSGNENIILTERGASFGYNNLVVDMRSFPVMRASGYPVIFDATHSVQLPGGQGESSGGQREFVEFLSRAAVAAGVDGIFMEVHEEPEKALCDGPNSIALNDLPALLATLKAIDAVVK
- a CDS encoding mechanosensitive ion channel family protein — protein: MENVNRYQELAVTYITAIGTKIIAALIFWIVGRWLIGLVGRMMQQAFERQKLDPSLIRYIGNFVAVTLNIILVVAILGYFGVQTTTFAALVAGVGIAVGAAWSGLLANLAAGIFLIVLRPFKVTDFVTIGGITGTIQEIGLFTTSLNTPDNILTIIGNGKIFGDTIQNYTHNPFRRVELKCQLAGSADHLAAMQLLRQKLATIPNVLKEPAVDVEILEFNLVGPMLAVRPYCHNDNYWQVYFDGNRTIRESLTEAGFPAPMPAQVVLMQNPQA
- a CDS encoding cob(I)yrinic acid a,c-diamide adenosyltransferase, whose amino-acid sequence is MLEKGYVQIYTGNGKGKTTAAIGLAVRALGAGLRVLFLQFMKSRVYSEHDIMPAISPNLTLETMGKPYFVVEEGSVPQEEIDKWGEGVVVFPPGKPPRDYVEIVAKGMERARQAVSSGEYDLVVLDEIVVALHFGLVSWEQVRDVLDCKKDSVELVLTGRGASPELLARADLVTEMRETKHYYASGVEARKGIEC
- the pcnB gene encoding polynucleotide adenylyltransferase PcnB; the protein is MKKKKNCSVIIPRQEHEISRKLVSPNALRTLYRLKDNGFIGYLVGGCVRDLLLGREPKDFDVVTNATPNQVKRIFRNCRLVGRRFRLAHIHFQDEIIEVATFRSPASDEPDPAPKKPDETEQRHPRMLKDDDGMILRDNVYGTPEEDALRRDFTVNSLAYNIADFSIIDFTGGLADLSAGIIRTIGDPAVRFQEDPVRMLRAVRFAAQLGFTIEEQTRKALVAATDTIVRSAPPRLYEEVLKLFLSGEGAKCYDHLSRTGLFAALFPDFSNWLGVEGECFPHTRFGEMLAHVDSRIQQGHKVSPPLLLALLFGEYIDDKAERFRRQNMPWQQSVNAAVAEFMGETCPIVMIANRVGIALRDIISQQMRLKKIPGRRPESLIARNDFSDIIEYCRITRGNRKDIVKQLDWWETRAGQLPQTPTADEPAEETGAPQRKRKRRRRRRNPDAKSTTEGA
- a CDS encoding SPFH domain-containing protein → MPGVTIVIVLLAVVAATLFAGVKTVPQGQEWVVERLGKYHVTLKPGLNFIIPYIDTVAYKVSTKGDVLSVGAQEVITKDNAVIITNAIAFIKVTDPTRAVYEIQNYEYAIQNLVMTSLRAIIGQMDLNSALSEREHIKARLQDNISKEVANWGIYVQSVEIQDIKPSDSMQKAMEQQASADRFKQATILEAEGKREATIREAEGRLEAAKREAEAQVRLAQASAKAISDISIAIQDKDLPAVFLLGDRYLSTMQKIATSPNSKLVILPSDLPAAVRGLMGKGEK
- a CDS encoding NfeD family protein codes for the protein MHFEWWYWIIAGFVLIGLELIVPSFTIIWFGLGALVVGLLKAAWPGFPVTGQILLWSIASVCFTTLWFKYLKPRNRTHAGMSKEGIVGETGIIIRGTDDSYGKGVVRFRISVLGADEWSCYSEQTLHVGDSVRVTDIEGQILKVTKI